The nucleotide sequence CTTCCTTTTCACTTTGTGTAAATGAGGGAGCCAAACCAGACCTCCTCATTTCAAATGTTGATGTTCTATGAGGTGGTTTGTCATCCTGAGTCCTAAGCCTTGGCCCCGAGGCTCAGCCCGGATGGCAGTTTCCGGGAAGCCCCTCTGGAGCACTCCCTGGGTCAGACTGACTCAGTTCTCTGAGCCCAGGTGCTGAGGGGACGGCGTAGCAGGTGGCAAGCAAGGGGACGTGGCCAGCATCCGCGCCCTTGATGGCTGATGGCACCGTTCATGCAGCCACGGGGGGAAGGCAGCGGGGCCCGGGGAGCAGAAAAGGATGTGGGTGTGATTCCTTTGCTCCCTGGGCCCGAGCGGGAGCAGCTGGGTGCCCATGGGTACAGACACAATGTTTGTTcattctctgcctcctgctcccaggACGCATCGGATAACCATCACCAACTTCTGCCTCGGGAAGCATCTTGTGAGCGAGGGGGACCTGCTGAAGGACCAGAGGGGGAGCCCTGCCTACATCAGCCCAGACGTGCTCAGCGGTACGTGCGTGGTGCCAGGCAGCGGGCCCCAAGGGCAACGCCCCACCGGGCTTTACGGAGGCTCCTTCCTTCAGCAAAGcgtgtcctggggtggggggagccctgGCCTAGGTGCTGGGGCTGTGGCGGTGGTCCGGACCAGGACTGTCCGTCTGCGTACAGAATGTGGGGTCATGTGGAGAGGAAGATGGGGATCCTCACCCCGGTGCAGAGTTAATGACTCTGAGATTATTTCTGAGTGTGAACAATGGGCACTTGAAGGACTTGCCTGAGGAAGTGACCTTTGAGCTGTGATTGCCAGGACAGATAAGGACTGGAGGGGGAGTGACTGGGCCAAGGCCGCACAGCCAGCTGTGGCAGCGGCCAGACCAGCAAGGCCTGAGGGAAGCCCCGGGGAGAACGGGGAATGTCATCACTTGTTTCAAGTGCAAGTGGAAGCCCTGAGCGGGTTTTCACCGGCTCTGCCACTTTGACCGGGACACCTCTCCCCTCCTGCTGTTCCTTCATTAGCTcctgccttcccccttccttcctttgcccagcgctccctccctccctccgacCTGAATTTACCAAGGGCCGACCATGTAGAAGGCCCTGTTCTAGACACTTCGGATATGTCAGCAAACGGGCACACAGACATCCCCGCTTCCGTGAACACTGAGCTGACTTTCTAGTGGGGCCGAAACAGCTggcacacaaaataaaaaagccagTTACACCCTGATTACCCACTGATCCTGTGGCtcagtgccaggccctgtgcagaGTGCGTGACCACGTCATCTGCTCCAGACTGCACAGCTACCCTGCAAGGTAAAGTTTTGAAGTCCCTCTGTCGTACAATCAGTAGATGGGAGAACGAGGCTCGTGCCCCGGCCAGCCTCCTGCCTAAGCCCATGTTCCCTGGgatgctttctctcctttcccgaTGTCCTTTGCCAAATTGGGTCTTTCTGTCCTGATCCTTCAGGAACCGAGGGCTTCACGTCTGCTCCCATCCCTTCCACATGGAGGTTTCAGGGTGCCTCCGGGGCCACCATCCCCAGCACACACTcctgcaccccccccaccccccctgcacAGCGATAGACCCGCCTCTCCGCAGGCCAGCACGTGCATGCAGGGACCAGGCTGCTGTAACTGGCCGTGACTGACTGATCACATCTGGGAGGTCTCCCCGGCTGACGCTTCTGCGCCAGTGCCTGGCCTCTCCCCGGCCATGTTGCCACCTCCCAGGACCTTGAAGTTTGGGTTGGGGTCCCCGTGGCCTCTACTAGAGGGAACCAGGAACCAGGGCTGCACCCCCCACTTCCGGGGACTGGCCCAGCTCTGACAGCCTCCATGAGATTCCCCAAAGCATCCTTCTGTGTGACAAAGCCAGGACATTGCACCAGGCTCCTGCCTCAGTGCAGGCCCATGAGGTGGGACCTGTGGCTGTGCGCGCCCCCAGGTGGGCCCCACTCTGGCTCTTCCAGCTTCAGGCCGGCCTTAGAGGATGAAACAGGCGAACCCACTGCTTCCGAGAGAGTCCTAGACCCAGAGAGTAGAAATGCAAGTCTCATTCTGACCTTCAGCCCCCTTCTCTGGGCCCTAGTTGCCCCCCAGGTTACAAGTGGGATGCActgctgccccccccaccccccacggtGAAGAGGTTGATGCAGGATGATAATGACAGGTCCCGCCGTGCAGGCTCTGAGGCGATGTCTGCCACTTGGTTCACTCTGTGCTCCAAGCACAGCCTCGGGCATCCGGCCTGGAGCTGTGGAAAGGCAAACCTGACCTTGCCTGCATAGAGTTTATAGTCTGGTCAATAACTGTGTCACCCTGAAAAAGTTACTGACTTCTCTGGGCCCCAAGTTTCACATCTATAAGACAGAGGTGATAACAGTCCCTGCTTCCGGAGGTCCTGTGGGATTAAAGAAGGCCTTGAACCTGCTGGCTGGCTAGTAAATGTTAGCTGGGTTATCATTATGGAAAAGAAGTCTTGAAGTTCTGTCCCCTCAGAAGCCAAAGCTCAGGGAAAGGCCTCCTACCCGGGCAGAGCTCCTGGGGCGGCTTGTCTGCTGGAGGAGCCTCTCCAGCTCCCATCCGGGTCAGGGCAGAAGTCCTAGAGCTCAGGCTGAGGGAGCCCAGGCCGCCTTGGCCCCTGGTTCTGTCCTGGGCATCTCGGCAGGAACTGCCTACAGCCACCGCCAGTAAGAGTCGTGGCCCAGCAGATGCTGGTGATGACCCCACATGGCAGAGCAGGGTCTGGGGCAACGGAGTCGCCCTGGGGTCAGCTGCACAAAGCCACCCACGCTGCTTTTTGGCACTGGGGGTTGGAAAAGGGCCAGGGTGACGCAGCCTTGGAGAGAGCTTAGCAGAGGCTCATCTCCACAAAATCGCCTACTGCACCAGCCAGGGCAGAAAGCAGCTCACTCCCCAAGCAGCCATGTGAGGTCAGCGTCctggccccatttcacagatgaagtaATAGGCTAGGTCACGGAGGCCCATGGTACCTCCTGGAGGCACAGGCCAAGGCCTGTAAGGATACTTCCATTGCATGTGTTTATGCTGCTTGACCTTCAGTGGGCCTGGAGAGCCCTCCAGAACCAGGATCCCTTACCCCAAAGGCATCTGTCGCCACCCACGTGGCTTCAGGACCCATAGGAGGGATCCCAGTTGTCCAGGCGCTGCCTGGTGCCCAGCAGCAGCTCTCCCACGCGCATGGGGCGCCGAGTCCCATTCTGGGATCTGGGCTGCTGCTGAGCCTGCTGTCCCAGGGACAGGGCGGGCGGGGGATTTCGAAAGGCTTGACATGCTGTCCTGTGTTTTCGGGAATAGGCCAGGCAGTGGCCAGTGCGCCAGAGGAGCTCTAGCATGGATGGTGGGTGACGGCCTGCCCTgagagtgggaggagcagggCTTCCCCATCAACCATGTGGTGTGGGACAAGTGACATCCCTGTGCCTCattttggaaaaagagaaaatatcgaATTCCCGGAGTTTGGTGGAGATGCAATGAAATGAGAGCATCTCTTCCAGGGCTGTCATAGCATGGCACTTGGCGCTCGCTTAAATGCTCACTCCCTTTTGTTCTGCAGGGAGGGAAACAGCAGAGAGAGTTCACATACACATATCCACTCCTCTAGCAAATACTGGAGTCCGTGCTGGGCACCGGGGCTCAGCCGTGCGCCAAGCAGGGAGGTGCCTGCATTGGAGCTTACCTCCCCGTGGGGGAGATAGGAAGTAAACAGGGGATGGGATCCTTGCAGATGGGGCAAAATGCTCTGGGGTGAGGGGCTAGGGATTGGGGCAGAAGTGCCAACCGGCCCAGAGCCGGTTAGCTTATTGTTCCACGCACGCATTCTTGGCCCCTGCTCCGTGAGCTGCTTGCCGGGGCTGTAGACCCAGGCCCAGCCCCCAAGAACTTGCAGTCTGGCAGAGCAGGGCTGGTAATCGGGGGGGTGGCCTGCACAAGGCCAAGTATAGTCCCTCCATCTTGGTGCCAGTACGAGGTGGGGCGTCGTCCTGAaagtgtggggttggggggtgggccCTGTGGGTAGGGTCAGGCACGTGGCTGGAAAGCCAAGGGAAGCCCAGGGCCCAGCCCTTCCCCGGGCCTGGACtgagtgtgcatgtgtctgtgtgcccCGCAGGCCGGCCATACCGGGGCAAGCCGAGTGACATGTGGGCCCTGGGCGTGGTGCTCTTCACCATGCTGTACGGCCAGTTCCCCTTCTACGACAGCATCCCCCAGGAGCTCTTCCGCAAGATCAAGGCCGCAGAGTACACCATCCCTGAGTGAGTGGCACTCCCTGGGGTGGGCGGTGGGTTGGAGCGAGCCCGCCCAGCCTGTGCCACCTGAGCCCTCTCCTTGTCTTGCATCAGGGACGGGCGCGTGTCCGAGAACACCGTGTGTCTCATCCGGAAACTGCTGGTCCTCGACCCCCAGCAGCGCCTTGCTGCCGCGGACGTCCTGGAGGCCCTCAGTGCCATCATCGCGTCGTGGTAAGTGGGCAGGAGCCCGGCTgaggccctgcccctcccacccagaCAAGCAGCCTCAGGGCGGGCCTGTTTCTTTGCCAGCCAGAGTCTGATTTCCAGATTGTCCCATGGGCGAGATGGGCAGGGTGCTTCCAGAGCTCGGGGTCGAGCATCCCTTGAGTGCTGGTTGATGCCAACTCTGGGACTGACATTAACTACCTCACTGATTTTCCACCACAGCCTGTGAGGTAGAAATGTCCCCCATGATCAGATAAGAAAGCCGAGGCTTGGGAGACAGAGTCATTCATGTCAAGAGGGGGTTGAGCTGGGACCCAGCCCCATCTGTTGAGTCCAGCCAAGCTGGACCCAAGGGCTCCCGCGGGCCAGACCTGGGGAGGCAGCCCGACTCGTCTGCCTTCCCGCAGGCAGTCCCTGTCGTCACTGAGCGGGCCTTTGCAAGTGGTTCCTGACATCGATGACCAGATGAGCAACGCAGACAGCTCCCAGGAGGTGAGTTGAGGTGGTCAGACCCGTCGTCACCCGGTCCCAAGGGACCAGTGTCCAGGGACGGCAGGCAGGACCAGGGGACAGCAGTGACAGCTCCCAGCAGGCTGCAGGGCCCCCTAGGTCGGACCTGCCTGCGGTGTGCCTTGCCTCCTGGGCTGTGGGGCCGTGGAAGCGGGGACCTGGCCTGGCCCTCTCTCagcttcctctttctgcctgagccctggccctgccctggcCTGGCCCTTTACACAGCCATACTGCTCTACCTCTGACTCACTGGgtctctctcagcctctctgctcttccttttCCAGATGATtcattttctcccagttttctCTCATTTCCCGCTCCCTGCACTGGAGAAAGTgctgggcctggggtgggggctgacTTAGGCCCAGGCAGTAGCTGGCAGGTGATCTTAGGGTGCCCCCTGGAGGGCAAAGgtaggtgaacagaacagagccatGGGTTGGATGCCAGGAGgaccttccctccctgcccctgcccctcatcCCCTGGCCCCAGAGTTCCACAGCCAGTACTGGGCAGGTGGGAGCAGGAGGAGGTGCCTCGGGACCTGGGCAGAGCCTGCGCGCCCTTGAGACCTCCCTTTCATAGGTGCCACCCACTGCATCTGTTCCTCTGCCCCACAGGCCTGTATGGCCGTGTTCTCCTCTGTTCACAAAAGGAGACTAAGGTTCAGAGAGGTATGGTGATTTTCCCGGCCACACAGCTCAGACCCTAAGTCTGAGTGCAGATCCCTGATCCACCCTGTGATGATGAGTGCGGGGGACCTGCCACTCCAGGGCGCTGCTCTCCGCCTGGGCTGCACCACCCCCAGGGCTCTCGAGAGCAGCTCTGAGGGGAGATTACTGCCCCTCTTCACATTTCAGGAAGCCAAGGCTTCAAGGTCATGCAACCTCCCCCAAGGTCAGTGGTTAGGAAAGGAGCATGGGGTGGGATCCACTCAGACCCCAGGCCTGTGCTTCAGCTAGAGCAACCCCAGGCCAGGCAGCAGGCAAGGTCCAGGCTGGAAGGAGGGCTGCCCCACACTCAGGGCAGCCTCTGGAGCCAGGTCACCTGACACAGGTTCCCTGCTCTCTTCTCCAACCCcacccctctcttgctctctccccacctctcttccGGCCCCTGCCCCCTCTTGCCTGTCTCTCCCAAGGCCAAGGTGACAGAAGAGTGCTCCCAGTACGAGTTTGAGAACTACATGCGGCAGCAGCTGCTGCTGGCCGAGGAGAAGAGCTCCATACACGAGGCCCGGAGCTGGGGGCCCAAGCGGCAGTTCGGCAGCGTGCCCCCCGTGCGGCGGCTGGGCCACGACGCGCAGCCCATGAACCCCCTGGACGCGGCCATCCTGGCACAGCGCTACCTGCGCAAGTAGCCCCCTGGCCAGGGCGCCGCCCCCCAAccctctcttcccagcccccagcccgcGGCCCGGACTCTCCCCGCACCAGCTGCGACGGGGATGGGGCAGGGACAGCGCAGGTCACACATGGGCTCAGCAGACGTACCACGAAGCTACCTTGGGAATGATCGCttgattgtttggtttttttaatctgAGAAGCCTAGATAACTAATCTGCTTTTAATCATGATGTTTTAATCTACCTCTGGCTCTTTAACCATGCTGTCTCCGGACTgagtgagagggaggaggagggagcccgGCCAACTGGCCCAGggcagctgccccccaccccccaaggacAGATAAGCTGAACTCCAGCTCCGCTGCTGGCTCCCAGAATGAACGCCCACGCTCCCCATGGCCCTCCCCGGCCCCCCTCCCAGTCTGtgtctgtccctccccttctGACCCCAGGCCCCTCAGTCCAAGCTTTGGAAAATTTCACCTCATCTTAAGCAGAAttcagatatatttatttttgtactgaAACCAACCTCTCTCCCATCTCTAGGTGGCTCGGCGGGTggccactccccacccctgcccccaccggcCTGGCTGGACGGCAGGGAGTCCACTGCCCACACATGGGCCCCCtcctggcccccaggctcagaagCCCCTTCTTGCCAGCCCCTCCACCTCCAGCCCACCAGTCCCTCTGTTTCTGGTGATGGGGAGGCCTCTCTAGACttggttctccttctcccactctgtagcTTCTCTGAGGTGCTGTGTACCCTCGCATTAAGCCTGGTTTCTTTCCGCGCCCCACACCGTGGTACCGAGGTGATGCTGACACAGATgcagaaggggtgcctggtggtCGGCGGGGAGGGGCCGCTGGGCCAACCGTGCACAGGTGagccctgctcacatgctctgtTGCTCCCCACAGCCCTCCGTGTTCACAGAGTGGTGGGGGCATCTCCCCTGCTGTTCTTGCCTCCTACTGGACGTGGGGTCTCTCCAGCAGACCCTGGCCAGAGCCCTTCATCGGGGCTGTGGGGCTTGTGGGGAGAGCTGTAGGGACTGGGGGGGCCTGTCTGGCTTGAGAACAGCCCTGCTGCCCTTTTTGAGCCGAGATTTTGAAGTGGATGCCCGTCTTGCCAGAAACACTGTTCTCACCAGAATGCCCTTCCCTCCCAACTCTCCCTCACTGGACTTGGCCTTGCCCAGTGCCAAGCAAAGACCCTTCCTCTGGCCTATCCCCTCTGGCCCCCCCTGGAAAGGCTGAGTGTTCCCCTCCAGGCAGTCCTGGGCCCTCGGGCCCTTCCTGTTTTTGCTCCCCAGTGGGGAGGTGACCGAGGCCTGTGTGACCTTGTTTCCCAGCGTGTgagctgccccctccccaaaaGCTGACTCACTGTGAGTGACTTGGGCAAGTTCCCAAAcctccttgtgcctcagtttccccatctggaaaaaATGGGGCCACCTCTTGCCAGCAGTAGCAGGGCTGCCCAtgccccctccaccccatgcccccATCCCAGCACTTGGGCGCCTCATGCCTCTGCCTCAGTGGGTCTGTGGGAGCCCACCTGAGCCCAGCACTTAGTCCCCTTGAGCACCAGACTCTGTCTCTATTGGTGGCCAGCCACCGAGAGCCAGGGTGCCGTGCTGTGGAGGCGGGGGATGTCgtcttttctatatttatttcaaaaagaagtCTCCCAAGGGAGTAGAAATGCAGTCTGGCCTAGGGCTCCCAGCCCCTGTGACTGTCCTCCCGTGAGGGTCTCGGCTGCGCACCTGTCCAGGGCCTGCCAGGACCCTCTGGGCCTGCTTGCCACGGGTgggctttctcctccttttcaaAGCAATACCCTCGGCGGTCTGCAGAGCCTTATCAGACAGGCTGGGCCCTCCAAGGTCAGCCCCTGAGTCTGATTACGTTCATGGCAAAGCAAATGAGAGGAGGTTGGGCCTGCCTCACTGGGTGTCACACACTGAGAGGTCCTGttgtaaagaaacaaaacagaaaaagtcacAAAAAAGTTTGTATAAAGACATATTTTTGTACTACATGGGGACTCTTCCTGCATGTCAGCAATAAAACTTCCTGACCTGGAGCCAGTGTGGCCTGCTGTTCTCTGTGTCTCCGTGTCTCCATCTCTCCTGCCCCCGCCAGCCAGGGCAGGTTTCCCACAGCTCTCGGCTCTGCCCGCTCtgacagccccccaccccacagcccagCCATCGCCACTGCCTTGGGGGGTCGGGGGCGGACAGTGCTACCTGGCATTCTCCTGAAGACCCATTAGTGCACCCCGCACCCCTGAGTGCCCCAGGGGCAGGCAGGAGGTGTCCGAGAGCAACTGCAGCTGGCCAGCCGAGTATCAGTCTTCTCTCCCTGCCAAAGCCGCGTTTGGGGGTCAAGGATCCTGGCCAGACAGAGactgtccctctgtccccacgCCCAGTCAGGGCAGCTGGGGTAAGAAGGGTCAGGCAGGCCTTTTCCTACACTGGTCAcccccctcactcccctccaTAGGAAGCCAAagggcttccttccttcctttcttctttccttccttcctttgtctaAATTTAGACATTTCGGCTGGAGCACTGGAGCAGTGAAGCTGAAGGTAGGTTGGCCCCTCCCTCAGCACCCCACGGTACCCTGACAGACCCACTCACGGGAGTGGGAGCCCACACACAGCCCCAGGTCACAGaaggagcagagagctccatgcacGGGAGCCCCTTCGCAGGCAAGTGTGCCCACGGCAAGAGTGAGGCAGCCCTGGGGCTCTGCGGCTTTAAGTGCTGCCCGGACCCCTCACCCCGACCTTCACACCACCCCGACCTAGTGGCCGAGTGGCCCCCACCTCCCTGGTCACTCCCATGTCTACACATGCTTTACGCGTGTCATCTGACCCATCTGTCATCTGCGGAGCTCTCCTGGGTGCGTGGCCAGAAGGCGCCCTGCTCCCAGCGCTCCGGCTCTGCCCGCTCCCCTGCCTGGGCCTCATCACCACGCCCGCCTCCTCCCAGTCCCCCCACCCGATCGGCCTCCCTTCTGTGCCCAGGTGACTCCCGGGCACATGCATGGGTCAGCCTTACCAGTCACCCCCACGAAAGCAGCCATCCGAGGGCAGGGGCCTGCACACGTGTCTATGCCTAGGACGGGCTGTGCACGCGGCTCACACACCAGAACGCTTGGTCTCTTGACCTCAACGGGTCAGATCGCTCTTCAGTTTTTATCCCGAGCCCCAGAAGCTACAGAAGGGGAAAGTAGAAAGGTGAGGGGTGGAGGGGTTTGGGGATCAACAGCCTCCTGTGCTCCTGAGAAGTCAAACAGGAACTGAGAAGTTTCTACCCGTTTTTGCTGCCTCTGGGCCTCTGGCGGCCTCAGGTAGAGCCGTTTCAGAGAAGCCACACTGGAGCTGCCCAGCTCTCTGAAGTGGGGAAGCGAGGAAATGGAGTCTCAGCCCAGTCATTCAGGCTTCAGAGCCAAGCTTGTCCTGACTTCTTGCCCACCCCCGGCTCCCTCCCGCCCCATGTCCAACCCACTGCTGATCCTATCCGAGCCAGACAGCATCTGACCATTCCCACAGCTCCCTGCGACCACCCTGAGTGCCCCACTCTTGCTTCCTGGCCTCCCTACTCCCACCTTCCCCTACAAATGCCCAGGGGCCACATGGCAGCCAGAATGAGCCTGTTACAAGCCGGGTTTTGTCCTCTCCTGCTTACACACCTCTGATGGCTTCTGTCCCATGCTGGATAACATCCAGAGGTCAGTCTGTGGCTTGAAAAAGTCCACAAACGAGGCTCTGCACCTGGCCTCCTCTCTAGGTTGTGGGCCCCTCACCCCTCCTCACTCCCTATGCCAggcacactgggctccttgctgatCCTGAGGGAGCTGAGCAGGCTTCCACCTCAAGGCCATTGCCTGGGCTATTATTTCTGGAAGGCTCTTCCCCCAGATATTTGCATGGCTGCCACACTGATTTCCTTCTGCTCAAAATGTCACCTCAGAGAGGCTGTCCCTGAACACCTGGCTTTCTCTAACCCCTGAAGGTTTCCACTTTATGTTTCTTCATTGTGCTTACCACAGCCTCGTAGGATATCATATGTCCGATTATTGATTCTATCTGCCTTCCCTACTCAGATGTGCATGTCCATGTGGGAGGGTTTGTCAGAATGATGGGGGTGCCCATGGCAGAGGGTGGGGGCCAGAGACAGCCCCACAAGGAAGGCAGATTCTACATCCTGCACGACGTGAGTGAAAACATGTTTACAGTGACCGGAGCCAAGAATCTAACTCCCTTTTATACATAAACACAAAGGACTGGTGGACACATAATGTACACGGAACCTTCGGGAAATGCAACGACCATGTGAAGTGGAGGGAATCTGTACTCCATGTCGTTCAGAACTTTACCAAGAGCTCCTCACCATTTCCAAAACAGTCATGACCGCAATGTCCCAACACCAGCTGTCACGTTCCAAGCGAGTGACCACTTCGACTATATCtattaccttttctttctttatatttttaattagacaTGGAGGTGGGCATATTAGCATTAATTTCACTTCAGGAGCATAAAAGGATCCATACAGAGTATCATGAAAAGGCAACGTTGGGTCTGACAGGGTGGGGAACCGTGACCTAGAACCGCCCAGTGGAAGATTGGTTGGGAGCAGAGGCTCTAAAGTTCAAATCTAGGCCCCGCCCCTTAAAGCCACGTGACCACACACTCGGGCTTCACCTGAGCCTTGCTGCCCTCCGCCTTAGATGGAGTCCCGTTACAAACTGCGCAGGGCCACTGGGAGGATCTGAAGGTGAAGTGCACGTAGCACTTAGCCAACCAAGTACCAGGTGCCAGGAGGGCACTCAATATCCACTTATTGTTCGTTCTATAAATTTCACTGTGGCTTCTTCCCAGCAGCTGTCCCTGGGGCTGAGGAGTATTCAGAGGACTGGGTAGGTCCAAGGAGGTCATGAGTGGGTTGCCTTCTTCCCTCCATCTAAGACCTCGTCAGCCCCTGAACCCCTCAGTGGGGAGGACCTAGTGTCAGGAACAGACCCCCAGCTTGACCACTGAGGAAGGGAGCAGAGTAGGGTTTTGCATTGGGCCCTGAATATGCCAACCCCGCTGAGAGCCCTCCCAGAGGCCCTGGATCCCTCAGCCCCCTGAACTCCCATCAAAGACCTGTCTTAActtgtttcattaaaaaagacCTGTCTTGGGAcccctgggtgtctcaatgggttaagcatctgccttcgactcaggtcgtgattccagggtcctaggattaagccctgcattgggctccctgctccttggagagcctccttctccttctccctctgctgcctcccctgcttgtgtgctctctctctctgtgtcaaataaataaatatatttttaaaaaattaaaaaatagggcgcctgggtggctcagtgggttaaagcctctgccttcagctcaggtcatgatcccaggatcctgggatcgagccgtgcatcgggctctctgctctctgctcggcagggagcctgcttccccctctctctctgcctgcctctctgcctgcttgtgatctctgtctgtcaaataaataaataaaatctttaaaaaaattaaaaaataaaaaagatctgtCTTTCCTGAGTTTCATCCTAGGATCACTCTCTGTGCCTGCCAAGGTGACAAATCTCTAGTCTCACAGGCTGACAGGagagcagagaggcagccagccAGTGGGCAGGTGGACGGGCAGCAGGTCAGTCATAGGCTGGCAGACAGGGAGGAAATCAGCAGGTAGAGAGATGGGATGCAAGCCAGGCAAGCGAGTGACAGATATGCAGAGATGCCAGCCAGCACAACCGGAAAGCAGGTGGCTGGGAACACCTACAGACTGGCTGGCGGGCAGGGCGGGCAgagcgaggcaggcagaaaagCAGACAGGCAAGTGGTCAGGAGGGCATGAGGGCTGTGGCGACGGCCCACCTGGGCCAAAGGCACATTCCCCAGGGCCTCCAGGAGTAGCCCTCAGCTTCTTCAGAACCCTCCAGGGCAAGGCTGCTACTCCTTCCACCCAGCCTAGCTTGGCCCCATGCATCCCCCTAGAGGAAGGCAACACTCTGGGTACCCTGTACACCCCAGTCCCTGAAGGGACCAAGAAGCATCTCAACCCCCACTCTGCTCAGCATGGCCACTGGCTTCACCAGGGCTG is from Meles meles chromosome 1, mMelMel3.1 paternal haplotype, whole genome shotgun sequence and encodes:
- the STK40 gene encoding serine/threonine-protein kinase 40, with protein sequence MKRRASDRGAGETSARAKALGGGISGNNAKRAGPFILGPRLGNSPVPSIVQCLARKDGTDDFYQLKILTLEERGDQGIESQEERQGKMLLHTEYSLLSLLHTQDGVVHHHGLFQDRTCEIVEDTESSRMVKKMRKRICLVLDCLCAHDFSDKTADLINLQHYVIKEKRLSERETVVIFYDVVRVVEALHQKNIVHRDLKLGNMVLNKRTHRITITNFCLGKHLVSEGDLLKDQRGSPAYISPDVLSGRPYRGKPSDMWALGVVLFTMLYGQFPFYDSIPQELFRKIKAAEYTIPEDGRVSENTVCLIRKLLVLDPQQRLAAADVLEALSAIIASWQSLSSLSGPLQVVPDIDDQMSNADSSQEAKVTEECSQYEFENYMRQQLLLAEEKSSIHEARSWGPKRQFGSVPPVRRLGHDAQPMNPLDAAILAQRYLRK